Proteins from a single region of Bradyrhizobium diazoefficiens:
- a CDS encoding capsule biosynthesis protein, with the protein MSSDKNLLITTLAEYQTRFWIPVAQRLRAAGHEVELLAFDDRSAEMSAAAGVPVTNMYREGQSTGASPGDAQAFNARIASYGLDGSNFLFSHERFTFGIRDTAALRRRFMIYTNAMEAVLDRLEQQGQRVELVQELGGFLSVISSFYAAQRRGIRNWFIEPSFFRGRMYFTPDSFGAPEMMARPAEAVSSDVTSYLNATLNQRAIVIPKKDQHHYSAAFKKVVNLRNSRRLAEKLWDQFALGKHQEFGHNLRHARVHATMAVNAARLRKLYRPIPETPFVYYPFHVPADMALTLRAPDYLDQAATVDFLLRTIPDSHMLVVKEHPAQIGAISAERLFELARRFDNFVLLSPQTNNYAVLNRADAVVSVNSKSGAEALLLGKPVVVMGDAFYRTCPLVYSTERIADVPKRLREALRAGPFDPAKGAPYFEAAWRRSFPGELYITDPTLLDTFAASLQAALAEPAVAR; encoded by the coding sequence ATGTCATCCGATAAAAACCTTCTGATCACGACGCTCGCCGAATACCAGACCCGGTTCTGGATTCCGGTGGCGCAACGGCTGCGCGCGGCGGGGCACGAGGTCGAGCTGCTCGCCTTCGACGATCGCAGCGCCGAGATGTCGGCCGCCGCGGGGGTGCCTGTCACCAACATGTACCGGGAGGGGCAATCGACCGGCGCCTCGCCGGGCGACGCGCAGGCTTTCAACGCGCGCATCGCAAGTTACGGCCTCGACGGCAGCAATTTCCTGTTCAGTCACGAGCGGTTCACCTTCGGCATCCGCGATACTGCTGCGCTGCGCCGGCGGTTCATGATCTACACCAACGCCATGGAGGCGGTGCTCGACCGGCTGGAGCAACAAGGCCAACGTGTCGAGCTGGTGCAGGAGCTCGGCGGCTTCCTGTCGGTGATTTCGAGCTTCTACGCCGCGCAGCGGCGCGGCATCCGCAACTGGTTCATCGAACCGTCGTTCTTTCGCGGACGGATGTATTTCACGCCTGACAGCTTTGGCGCACCCGAGATGATGGCCAGGCCCGCCGAGGCCGTGTCTTCCGACGTGACATCCTATCTCAATGCGACGCTGAATCAGCGCGCGATCGTGATCCCGAAGAAGGACCAGCATCATTATTCGGCTGCCTTCAAGAAGGTGGTGAACCTGCGCAACTCGCGCCGCCTCGCCGAAAAGCTGTGGGACCAGTTCGCGCTCGGCAAACACCAGGAGTTCGGGCACAATCTGCGGCACGCAAGGGTCCACGCGACGATGGCCGTCAACGCGGCTCGATTGCGCAAGCTCTACCGCCCGATCCCGGAGACGCCATTCGTCTACTATCCCTTCCACGTGCCCGCCGACATGGCGCTGACGCTGCGCGCGCCGGATTATCTCGATCAGGCTGCAACCGTCGACTTCCTGCTCCGAACGATTCCGGATTCGCATATGCTCGTCGTCAAGGAGCATCCCGCGCAGATCGGCGCGATCTCGGCGGAGCGCCTGTTCGAGCTCGCGCGTCGTTTCGACAATTTCGTGCTGCTGTCACCGCAAACCAACAATTACGCCGTCCTGAACCGGGCTGATGCGGTGGTCTCCGTCAACAGCAAGTCCGGCGCCGAAGCGCTGCTGCTCGGCAAGCCGGTCGTGGTGATGGGCGACGCCTTCTATCGCACCTGCCCGCTGGTCTATTCAACCGAGCGCATCGCCGACGTGCCGAAACGCCTGCGCGAGGCGCTACGAGCCGGCCCGTTCGACCCTGCGAAAGGGGCGCCCTATTTCGAGGCCGCGTGGCGGCGCTCGTTCCCCGGCGAGCTCTACATCACTGACCCCACGCTGCTCGACACGTTCGCGGCCTCTTTGCAGGCCGCGCTTGCCGAGCCTGCGGTTGCTCGCTGA
- a CDS encoding glycosyltransferase family 2 protein translates to MPLVSIIMPSWNVERFIEETIHSVQAQTFGDWELLIADDCSTDRTPAIIAEIGARDPRVKLIRQPKNGGPALARQASIDQAQGRYLAFLDSDDLWLPAKLERQLAFAREKRAALSYTAFRRIDEANTLSGRLIEVPTSLSYDQLLKNTSIATLTALVDREISGAVAMTNEGYDDFCLWLSILRRGHVGYGLNEDLARYRVRGASVSSRPVRSAKWVWNIYRNVEKLPLVKSAWCFGHWSARAWLKRRQF, encoded by the coding sequence ATGCCCCTCGTCTCCATCATCATGCCGTCCTGGAATGTCGAACGCTTCATCGAGGAGACCATCCATTCGGTACAGGCTCAGACTTTCGGTGACTGGGAACTCCTGATTGCCGATGACTGCTCGACGGATCGTACGCCCGCAATCATCGCTGAGATCGGCGCGCGCGATCCCAGGGTCAAGCTGATCCGGCAGCCGAAGAATGGCGGCCCGGCGCTGGCGCGCCAGGCATCAATCGATCAGGCTCAGGGCCGCTATCTCGCCTTCCTCGACAGCGACGATCTTTGGCTGCCTGCGAAGCTCGAACGCCAGCTCGCCTTTGCTCGCGAGAAGCGCGCCGCATTGAGCTACACCGCGTTCCGCCGCATCGATGAGGCCAACACCCTGTCCGGCCGGCTGATCGAGGTCCCGACGTCCCTGAGTTACGATCAGCTCTTGAAGAACACCTCGATCGCGACGCTGACGGCGCTGGTCGACCGCGAGATTTCGGGGGCGGTTGCGATGACGAACGAGGGCTATGATGATTTCTGCCTGTGGCTCTCCATCCTCAGGCGCGGCCACGTCGGCTACGGCCTCAATGAGGATTTGGCGCGCTACCGCGTCAGGGGCGCCTCCGTCTCCAGCCGCCCGGTGCGCTCCGCCAAATGGGTTTGGAACATCTACCGCAACGTCGAAAAGCTGCCCCTCGTCAAATCAGCCTGGTGCTTCGGACATTGGAGCGCGCGCGCCTGGCTGAAGCGGCGGCAGTTCTAG
- a CDS encoding UDP-glucuronic acid dehydrogenase has product MELVQTKAELSGGDILFLISCHEIISRQDRARYGATLVIHSSDLPEGRGWSPQNWQILEGRNKLVVSLLEADDKVDSGAIWAKRPVVLEGHELCDEINHRLFSVWVELMDHAVANFGRVEPQPQDDRQPSYYRRRTSEDSRLDPAQSISAQFDLLRVADPDRFPAFFDFRGHRYHVRISKASEVSDE; this is encoded by the coding sequence GTGGAACTGGTGCAGACCAAAGCGGAACTGAGCGGCGGCGACATCTTGTTCCTGATCTCCTGCCACGAGATCATTTCGCGGCAGGATCGCGCGCGTTATGGCGCCACGCTCGTCATTCACTCCAGTGACCTGCCCGAGGGACGCGGCTGGTCGCCGCAGAACTGGCAGATACTCGAAGGCAGAAACAAGCTCGTCGTGTCGTTGCTGGAGGCCGACGATAAGGTCGATTCGGGAGCGATCTGGGCGAAGCGGCCTGTCGTACTCGAAGGGCACGAGCTCTGCGACGAGATCAATCACAGGCTTTTTTCGGTCTGGGTCGAGCTGATGGATCATGCGGTCGCGAATTTCGGACGCGTGGAGCCGCAGCCGCAGGACGATCGTCAACCCAGCTATTACCGGCGCCGGACCTCCGAGGATTCCCGGCTCGATCCCGCTCAATCCATTTCCGCGCAGTTCGATCTCCTGCGCGTGGCTGACCCTGATCGTTTTCCCGCCTTCTTCGATTTCCGCGGTCACCGGTATCATGTACGGATTTCGAAGGCTTCCGAGGTATCCGATGAGTGA
- a CDS encoding transketolase C-terminal domain-containing protein, whose amino-acid sequence MRTAFIESLSQAASENPDIWLLCGDLGYSVLEPFAAKFPERYLNVGVAEQNMAGIAAGIALSGKTVFIYSIGNFPTLRCLEQLRNDVCYHGADVKIVAVGAGYAYGSQGYTHHALEDAGIMSMLPGIEVFVPCDPAEVRAATRLIAASGKPSYLRLSRQGEPNLGAVVTDLRKPRILREGRDIVILASGPIASRALDAAGKLAGRGCHIGVVSVSCLKPLDEAAIRDAVRSASLVVTLEEHILRGGLFSLVAGVFAADAKRPPVMGLGIPEQGGKTSSAGSREALLDAAGLSVETIVARIEQSLAKR is encoded by the coding sequence ATGAGAACCGCGTTTATCGAGAGCCTGTCGCAGGCAGCGAGCGAGAATCCCGACATCTGGCTGCTCTGCGGCGATCTCGGCTATTCCGTGCTGGAGCCGTTTGCGGCGAAATTCCCCGAGCGCTATCTCAATGTCGGCGTCGCCGAGCAGAACATGGCGGGCATCGCCGCCGGTATCGCTCTCTCGGGCAAGACGGTGTTCATCTACTCAATCGGCAACTTCCCGACGCTGCGCTGCCTCGAGCAGCTCCGTAACGACGTCTGCTATCACGGTGCCGACGTCAAGATCGTCGCCGTGGGCGCCGGCTATGCCTATGGCAGCCAAGGCTACACCCATCACGCGCTGGAAGACGCCGGCATCATGTCGATGCTGCCGGGTATCGAGGTGTTCGTGCCCTGCGATCCCGCGGAGGTGCGCGCCGCGACGCGCCTGATCGCAGCAAGCGGCAAGCCGTCCTACCTGCGGCTCAGCCGGCAGGGCGAGCCGAATCTCGGCGCCGTCGTGACCGATTTGCGCAAGCCGCGGATCCTGCGCGAGGGGCGGGACATTGTCATCCTAGCGTCCGGGCCGATTGCCTCGCGCGCATTGGACGCGGCCGGCAAGCTTGCCGGGCGCGGCTGCCACATTGGCGTGGTCAGCGTCTCCTGCTTGAAGCCGCTCGATGAGGCTGCGATCCGCGACGCCGTGCGGAGCGCATCGCTCGTCGTGACGCTCGAAGAGCACATTCTGCGCGGCGGCCTGTTCAGCCTGGTGGCAGGCGTGTTTGCCGCCGATGCGAAACGGCCTCCGGTCATGGGCCTCGGCATTCCCGAGCAGGGCGGCAAGACGTCCAGTGCAGGCTCGCGCGAGGCATTGCTCGATGCCGCCGGACTGTCGGTCGAGACCATCGTCGCGCGGATCGAGCAGTCGCTGGCGAAACGCTGA
- a CDS encoding transketolase: MMRPNLPELRNLPEPIEFARRIRAHALRMVHAAKASHIGGCLSMAEILAVLYTRILRLDPAEPQSPSRDRFVLSKGHATAIMYATLAECGFFSLAELDTYCRDGSIFTGHVSHAVPGVEVSTGSLGHGLPIAIGMALAARSAGRGARVFCLLSDGECDEGSNWEGILFAPHHKLSNLCVIVDFNKIQSFGSVAEVLNLDPFAEKWKSFGWHVEEIDGHDVAALEKVLSAVPAASGKPTVVIAHTVKGKGVSFMENKLEWHYRSPSDELLAQALAEVGA; the protein is encoded by the coding sequence ATGATGCGACCAAATCTTCCTGAACTGCGAAATCTTCCTGAACCGATCGAGTTCGCACGGCGCATTCGCGCGCACGCTCTGCGGATGGTGCATGCCGCCAAGGCCTCGCATATCGGCGGCTGCCTCTCGATGGCGGAGATCCTGGCTGTGCTGTACACGCGGATCCTGCGCCTCGACCCCGCCGAGCCGCAAAGCCCAAGCCGCGACCGCTTCGTGCTCAGCAAGGGCCACGCGACTGCGATCATGTACGCCACGCTCGCCGAATGTGGTTTCTTTTCGCTGGCCGAGCTCGACACCTATTGCCGCGACGGATCGATCTTCACGGGCCACGTCAGCCACGCCGTTCCCGGCGTCGAGGTCTCGACCGGTTCGCTCGGCCATGGCCTTCCGATCGCGATCGGCATGGCGCTCGCGGCGCGTTCGGCAGGCCGCGGTGCCCGCGTGTTCTGCCTGCTCAGCGACGGGGAATGCGACGAGGGCTCCAATTGGGAAGGCATCCTGTTTGCGCCCCATCACAAGCTTTCCAATCTCTGCGTCATCGTCGACTTCAACAAGATCCAGAGCTTTGGCTCGGTCGCCGAGGTGCTGAACCTCGATCCGTTTGCCGAGAAGTGGAAATCCTTCGGCTGGCATGTCGAGGAGATCGACGGCCATGACGTTGCGGCGCTTGAAAAGGTGCTGAGCGCGGTGCCGGCCGCATCGGGCAAGCCGACCGTGGTGATCGCTCACACCGTGAAGGGCAAGGGCGTGAGCTTCATGGAGAACAAGCTCGAATGGCACTACCGTTCGCCCTCGGATGAGCTGCTGGCGCAGGCACTGGCCGAGGTCGGCGCATGA
- the pseG gene encoding UDP-2,4-diacetamido-2,4,6-trideoxy-beta-L-altropyranose hydrolase: protein MDKTAVFRVDASVEMGLGHLTRCLTLANALAGGGMRSCFLMRSHAAGLVQMVEKAGHAVRLLPDPVRPASETGNDALQHAHWLPTTRQQDAEQTCSALVSIGSAEWLIVDHYALDARWERACRREGLRILAIDDLADRDHDCEMLLDQNLVLGMETRYRDRVSAACVQLLGPSYALLRPEFAAQRRLLAQRDGRIDRILICFGGSDPTNETAKALKAIGSLSVPQPAVDVVVGLTNPNAASVELLCARMANTELYRGANNIAELMRRADLSIGAGGVMSWERCCLGLPTIAVHIAVNQVGALTALAAVGALDHLGDSASVTVEQIAAALAALIASPAQVRAMAEVAIALVDGAGTDQVVARMHSLPSS from the coding sequence ATGGATAAAACGGCCGTCTTTCGCGTCGACGCATCGGTCGAGATGGGACTGGGTCACCTGACGCGGTGCCTCACGCTTGCGAACGCGCTCGCGGGCGGCGGGATGAGATCGTGCTTCCTCATGCGCAGCCATGCGGCGGGCCTTGTGCAAATGGTGGAAAAGGCGGGGCATGCGGTGCGGCTTTTGCCTGACCCGGTCCGGCCGGCCTCCGAGACCGGCAACGACGCCCTCCAGCACGCGCATTGGCTGCCGACGACACGGCAACAGGACGCCGAACAGACTTGCAGCGCCCTGGTTAGTATCGGTTCGGCCGAATGGCTCATCGTCGACCACTACGCGCTCGATGCCCGATGGGAGCGTGCCTGCCGGCGCGAGGGCTTGCGCATCCTCGCCATCGATGACCTCGCCGACCGTGACCACGATTGCGAGATGCTGCTCGACCAGAATCTCGTTCTTGGGATGGAGACGCGCTATCGCGATCGCGTTTCTGCTGCCTGCGTGCAGTTGCTCGGGCCGAGCTACGCGCTGCTGCGGCCGGAGTTCGCCGCTCAGCGCCGCTTGCTCGCACAACGCGATGGCCGGATCGACCGTATCCTGATCTGCTTCGGCGGGTCCGATCCGACCAATGAAACCGCAAAGGCGCTGAAAGCGATCGGAAGCCTTTCGGTGCCGCAGCCCGCCGTGGACGTCGTCGTCGGCCTCACCAATCCGAACGCAGCTTCGGTCGAACTCCTCTGCGCGAGGATGGCGAACACCGAGCTGTACCGTGGTGCGAACAATATTGCCGAGTTGATGAGGCGTGCCGACCTTTCGATCGGCGCGGGCGGCGTGATGAGCTGGGAGCGTTGCTGTCTCGGACTACCGACGATCGCCGTGCATATCGCGGTGAATCAGGTGGGAGCGTTGACGGCACTTGCTGCTGTCGGTGCGCTCGATCATCTCGGCGACAGCGCAAGCGTCACGGTGGAGCAGATCGCAGCCGCGCTCGCAGCCCTGATTGCAAGTCCTGCGCAGGTCCGCGCAATGGCCGAGGTCGCGATCGCGCTGGTTGACGGGGCTGGCACCGATCAGGTCGTCGCCAGGATGCACTCGCTGCCCTCCTCATAG
- a CDS encoding PIG-L deacetylase family protein, which yields MARHADSGDSVDVVFLADGVSGRGDNSALAVRHASAEKACNILGASTPTFFDFPDQRLDTAGFLPVVQMLEALIARIQPTIIYTHHGGDLNLDHRIVHQAVLTALRPMPASTYKAIYAFEVASSTEWASSAIGEAFRPDRFVSIENTIERKIEALKAYDQEMRDFPHSRSYAALRALATLRGASVGFVAAEGFMTLRSLVR from the coding sequence ATGGCCAGGCACGCCGACAGTGGCGACTCCGTCGACGTGGTGTTCCTTGCCGATGGGGTGTCCGGGCGCGGCGACAACTCGGCGCTTGCTGTCCGCCATGCGTCGGCTGAAAAGGCCTGCAACATACTCGGAGCAAGCACGCCGACGTTTTTCGACTTCCCCGACCAAAGGCTGGACACCGCCGGCTTTCTGCCGGTGGTGCAGATGCTCGAGGCACTGATTGCAAGAATCCAGCCGACGATCATCTATACGCATCACGGTGGCGATCTCAATCTGGATCATCGCATCGTCCATCAGGCGGTCTTGACGGCATTGCGGCCAATGCCGGCGAGCACCTACAAGGCGATTTATGCCTTCGAGGTCGCCTCGTCGACCGAATGGGCAAGCTCCGCGATCGGCGAGGCCTTCCGGCCGGACCGTTTCGTATCCATCGAAAACACGATTGAGCGAAAGATCGAAGCGCTGAAGGCCTACGATCAGGAAATGCGGGACTTCCCCCATTCCAGGTCCTATGCTGCGTTGCGCGCTCTTGCTACCTTGCGCGGTGCCAGCGTTGGCTTCGTTGCCGCAGAAGGTTTTATGACGCTGAGAAGCCTTGTTCGCTAG
- the pseI gene encoding pseudaminic acid synthase: protein MSTTISIGGRPIGRSHRPFVIAEMSGNHNQSLERALAIVDAAAKTGAHALKLQTYTADTMTLDLASDEFFIGDPNSLWKGRSLHKLYQEAYTPWEWHAPIFERARSLGMIPFSTPFDATAVDFLEGLDVPCYKIASFENTDLPLIRKVAATGKPMIISTGMASVADLDETVRAARAAGCQQLVLLKCTSTYPATPSDTNLMTIPHLRALFDCEVGLSDHTFGIGASVASVALGASVIEKHFTLARADGGVDSTFSMEPAEMAALVVETERAWMALGEVRYGLMEKERDSLIFRRSLYVTEDLAAGDVLTEQNLRTIRPGLGLPPKYLETLMGKRVGRAVRRGTPMSWDLLSPAGEAAPAQPATTARSARG from the coding sequence ATGAGCACAACCATCTCAATTGGCGGACGCCCGATCGGCCGTTCGCATCGGCCGTTCGTGATCGCCGAGATGTCCGGCAACCATAACCAGTCGCTGGAACGCGCCCTCGCGATTGTCGACGCCGCAGCGAAGACGGGTGCACATGCGCTCAAGCTCCAGACCTATACCGCCGACACGATGACGCTCGACCTTGCCAGTGACGAGTTCTTCATCGGCGATCCCAACAGCCTCTGGAAGGGGCGGTCGCTGCACAAGCTCTATCAGGAGGCCTACACACCGTGGGAATGGCACGCGCCGATCTTCGAGCGCGCCCGGTCGCTTGGCATGATCCCGTTTTCGACGCCGTTCGACGCAACTGCCGTCGATTTCCTCGAAGGCCTGGACGTTCCCTGCTACAAGATCGCGTCCTTCGAGAACACCGATCTGCCGCTCATTCGCAAGGTTGCTGCGACCGGCAAGCCGATGATCATTTCCACCGGCATGGCAAGTGTTGCCGATCTCGACGAGACGGTCCGTGCGGCGCGCGCGGCGGGCTGCCAGCAGCTCGTGCTGCTGAAGTGCACGAGCACCTATCCGGCGACGCCTTCGGATACCAACCTCATGACGATTCCGCACCTGCGCGCGCTGTTCGATTGCGAGGTCGGCCTGTCCGACCACACGTTCGGGATCGGTGCTTCGGTGGCGAGCGTGGCGCTCGGCGCAAGCGTGATCGAGAAGCACTTTACGCTCGCGCGTGCCGACGGCGGCGTCGATTCGACGTTCTCGATGGAGCCGGCCGAGATGGCGGCCCTGGTGGTCGAGACCGAGCGGGCCTGGATGGCGCTTGGCGAGGTCCGCTATGGTTTGATGGAGAAGGAGCGCGACTCCCTGATCTTCCGCCGCTCGCTCTATGTGACCGAGGATCTCGCGGCAGGTGACGTGCTGACCGAGCAGAATCTGCGCACAATTCGCCCCGGCCTCGGCCTGCCGCCGAAATATCTCGAGACCTTGATGGGCAAGCGCGTCGGCCGGGCGGTTCGCCGCGGCACGCCGATGAGCTGGGACCTGCTGTCGCCCGCCGGAGAAGCGGCGCCCGCGCAGCCGGCCACGACGGCGAGGAGCGCACGTGGCTGA
- a CDS encoding glycosyltransferase family 2 protein, with protein MKTISVITPCYNEELNVRDCHDAIRQIFDSELKGYRREHIFCDNASDDRTVEILREIAAQDPSVKIIVNARNFGPLRNTYNGVMASTGDAVLLFMPADLQDPPELLPQFVKLWEAGNEIVYGIRAVREEGRLMRGLRDAYYRVLTRFSELKVPPGVGDFQLVDRRIVEAMRHVRDAYPFMRMMTFECGGRMVGVPYTWRERKKGFSKNRAGALIDQGLNGLVSFTTAPVRFGLFAGFLIAAVSITYAIVNFIIGLVLYRKLAEPGILTLIVAMFFFGGVQLFFMGMIGEYVLAIYGQVREKPVVFERERVNFDPPQAEP; from the coding sequence GTGAAAACAATCAGCGTGATCACGCCCTGCTACAACGAAGAGCTGAACGTGCGGGATTGCCATGACGCGATCCGCCAGATCTTCGACAGCGAGCTCAAGGGCTACCGGCGCGAGCACATCTTCTGCGACAACGCCTCCGACGACCGCACAGTGGAGATCCTGCGCGAGATCGCCGCGCAGGATCCTTCGGTCAAGATCATCGTCAACGCGCGCAATTTCGGGCCGCTGCGCAATACCTATAACGGGGTGATGGCGAGCACCGGCGACGCCGTTCTCCTGTTCATGCCGGCTGACCTTCAGGATCCGCCTGAATTGCTACCCCAATTCGTCAAGCTGTGGGAAGCCGGCAACGAAATCGTCTACGGCATCCGTGCCGTGCGGGAAGAAGGCCGCCTGATGCGCGGGCTCCGCGACGCCTATTACCGCGTGCTGACCCGATTCTCCGAGCTCAAGGTGCCTCCGGGCGTCGGTGACTTCCAGCTCGTCGACAGGCGCATCGTCGAAGCCATGCGGCACGTTCGCGACGCCTATCCCTTCATGCGCATGATGACGTTCGAGTGCGGCGGCCGCATGGTCGGCGTGCCCTACACCTGGCGCGAGCGCAAAAAGGGGTTTTCGAAAAACCGCGCCGGCGCGCTGATCGATCAGGGCCTCAACGGGCTGGTGTCCTTTACGACGGCGCCGGTACGCTTCGGCCTGTTCGCGGGCTTTCTGATCGCGGCCGTGAGCATCACATACGCCATCGTCAACTTCATCATCGGCCTGGTGCTTTATCGGAAGCTCGCCGAACCGGGCATTCTCACCCTGATCGTCGCCATGTTCTTCTTCGGCGGCGTGCAATTGTTCTTCATGGGCATGATCGGCGAATACGTGCTCGCGATCTACGGGCAGGTGCGCGAGAAGCCTGTGGTGTTCGAGCGCGAGCGCGTCAATTTCGACCCACCACAGGCCGAACCATAA
- a CDS encoding DUF6056 family protein, translating to MGWALASLFPAIFLLCLFALVTFAAPEHDDFCFADLYARHGFIETISIFYHSQSGRILALWLTQVPPAITDATGINLLSAYSLTLAVSAGLFLFGSAIAMLRAWPCAGALQLTFLTLAFASTVVGTAPSLRELLYWLAGLTCYVPAALLTILILGECTRALDTESGLSWPLTICMALGGLAAALCNEFTGVWLLLILTASVVARHLFGQPRQILHHGLIALAIAVGSILVVSASGNSTRMEQLPGAGHVLPSLFNGLRDSLIGLGQFFREPAIVVTLIAVGVITLIEPEPAPTSRNSRILALGVIATCLACCYFEYFAHQYATGFRLVQRAQNEALILLLFGLMLSVRLLVRAYRAQLRERLSTSRLLGPVTLPTGLALLMIASIGLSSTASLLRKQWQDLAPYWQESVGRHRLLTTSPEPVVAVPRHKWSPSLLMTSDVTADADRLPNDCIARYYHKSAIYAADTLR from the coding sequence ATGGGCTGGGCGCTGGCAAGCCTGTTTCCCGCAATCTTCCTGCTCTGCCTGTTTGCGCTGGTAACGTTCGCCGCGCCCGAGCACGATGATTTCTGCTTCGCGGATCTGTACGCGCGTCACGGCTTCATCGAGACTATTTCGATCTTTTACCATTCGCAGTCGGGCCGGATTCTGGCGCTGTGGCTGACCCAGGTCCCGCCGGCCATTACCGATGCTACCGGCATCAACTTGCTGTCGGCCTATTCGCTGACGCTCGCCGTGAGTGCCGGCCTGTTCCTGTTCGGATCGGCTATCGCGATGCTCCGCGCATGGCCTTGTGCCGGCGCGCTGCAACTGACCTTCCTCACTCTGGCGTTCGCCAGCACCGTGGTCGGCACGGCGCCGAGCCTGCGCGAACTGCTTTACTGGCTCGCGGGTCTGACCTGCTACGTTCCGGCTGCGCTCCTCACCATTCTGATCCTCGGCGAGTGCACGCGAGCGCTCGATACCGAATCTGGATTGTCTTGGCCGCTCACCATCTGCATGGCCCTGGGTGGACTCGCCGCCGCGCTGTGCAATGAGTTCACGGGCGTCTGGCTGCTGTTGATTCTCACCGCATCCGTGGTTGCGCGGCACCTGTTCGGTCAGCCACGACAGATCCTGCATCACGGCCTGATCGCGCTCGCCATCGCCGTCGGCTCTATCCTCGTGGTGTCGGCCAGCGGCAACAGCACGCGCATGGAGCAGCTTCCGGGTGCCGGGCACGTCCTGCCGTCGCTGTTCAATGGTTTGCGCGATTCGCTCATCGGGCTCGGCCAGTTTTTCCGCGAGCCAGCAATCGTTGTCACGCTCATCGCTGTAGGCGTCATTACACTGATCGAGCCGGAGCCCGCGCCGACATCCCGCAACAGCAGGATCCTGGCGCTCGGCGTCATCGCCACGTGTCTCGCCTGCTGCTATTTTGAATATTTCGCGCATCAATACGCGACCGGATTCCGGCTCGTCCAGCGAGCACAGAACGAGGCACTGATCCTGCTGCTGTTCGGACTGATGCTCAGTGTCAGGCTATTGGTCCGGGCCTACCGCGCCCAATTGCGCGAACGGCTTTCGACAAGCCGCCTGCTTGGTCCGGTCACGCTGCCGACCGGCCTTGCGCTTCTCATGATCGCCTCGATCGGCCTCAGCTCAACGGCGTCGCTGCTCCGCAAGCAGTGGCAAGACCTCGCTCCGTACTGGCAGGAAAGCGTCGGACGGCACAGGCTCCTGACGACGAGCCCTGAACCGGTGGTCGCCGTCCCCAGGCACAAATGGTCGCCATCCCTGCTGATGACTTCCGACGTGACGGCCGACGCCGACAGGTTGCCGAACGACTGCATCGCCAGATATTATCACAAATCGGCTATCTACGCCGCGGACACGCTGCGATGA
- a CDS encoding formyltransferase family protein, with protein MSEASPAYCVATVRPWNVLQFETTIRHLPGHWHLISEQSDLTLEKLQAIGPKAIFFPHWNWKVPDQIVSAFECVAFHAAPLPYGKGGSPVQNMIEQGFERTKLTAFRMNAGFDDGDIYLQRDLSLAGSAHDIFIRMAELTASMIGDMIGQWPTPVPQVGEVVTFKRRKPEQSRLDGSRTLARLYDHIRMLDAPEYPKSFIEIENTRIEFSDAEFEDGALRATATFRKIEP; from the coding sequence ATGAGTGAGGCTTCTCCGGCCTATTGCGTTGCCACGGTCAGGCCCTGGAACGTCCTGCAGTTCGAGACGACGATCCGGCATCTTCCCGGACATTGGCACCTCATTTCAGAACAGTCGGATCTCACGCTCGAGAAGCTGCAGGCGATCGGGCCCAAAGCCATCTTCTTCCCGCACTGGAACTGGAAGGTCCCCGACCAAATCGTGTCCGCATTTGAGTGCGTGGCGTTTCATGCGGCGCCGCTTCCATACGGAAAGGGCGGCAGCCCGGTCCAGAACATGATCGAGCAGGGTTTCGAACGGACCAAGCTTACGGCGTTCCGGATGAACGCCGGTTTCGACGATGGCGATATCTATCTCCAGCGCGATCTGTCGCTCGCGGGGTCGGCGCACGACATCTTCATCCGCATGGCCGAACTGACTGCGTCCATGATCGGGGACATGATCGGACAATGGCCGACACCGGTTCCCCAGGTCGGCGAAGTCGTGACTTTCAAGCGGCGGAAGCCGGAGCAATCCAGGCTGGACGGCAGCAGGACGCTCGCCAGGCTCTATGATCATATCCGGATGCTCGATGCACCGGAATATCCCAAATCATTCATCGAGATCGAAAATACGCGGATCGAATTCAGCGATGCCGAATTCGAGGATGGCGCGCTGCGTGCAACCGCGACATTCAGGAAGATCGAGCCGTGA